ACCCTACTGGATGGCCAGGAGGGGTAGCAGGTGGAAGAAACCACTCGGAGGGGCCAGGGGCCGGAGGAGTCCCGGCGGTCGCAGCCCCTTAGCGGGGACCCCTCCTGGAGAATCCCTCTCCAGGGGCTTCGCCAGCCGCTCGCCGCCCGCCGGGCTGGAGGTGGAGTAGTTCAGAAGCAACTGACGCAGCCCGGATTCGAGCTTTGCAAAGCCGCTCGCTGGGAAGGGAAgcatctgcccctccctcccccaccgcgCGCCCTCGATCCGCCGCTTGCCCCCTCCCCGCGTGACGTCACCCCAGCCCTGTCCGGGGGAGCCTGCAAAACCTCTCAAATTCAAACTGTCGGGCGCACTGCTGCCGCCGCCAGCGCATCGGAAGCGCGCGCCCAGGCTCGGCCGTCGCCGtcgccgtcgccgccgccgccgccgcccgccacCCCGGCCGGCCGGCTCCCCGACCTCCCTCCGCAACCGCACCCCCGGGTCGCCGTCGGCTCAGCCTGCAGCCGCCCCGGCCGTCCTCTCCTCCCCTGCGGCCTGCCGGATTTCGGATTTCTGcgcaccccgccccacccccctccccaggcaaATTAAATCCGCCGGCGGAAAGCAGGGCATCCCCCCGGAAGCGGCGTCTTCTTTTACCTTGCTCTTCTTCTCTTTCCGAAGATGCCAAACTACTGGCGGACTGCAGAGGAGAGGGGTCCCGTCTTCTCCTGATGTGTGAGTAACCCCCACCCCGCGCTGCCTTGGCGCTTccatcctctccccctcccccaccgccagTCCCCTGATTTTCCCACCCCCTTTTTgcgcagttaaaaaaaaaaaaaaaaagtaaagcaatttCTGCCGCGAGCCTAAGACGGGCGAGCCGCCCGAGATCTCTTCAAGCTaccccaggggaggaggagatgggCTGGATTTAGTAGGACAACTCGATTACTAATGACTCCATGGCTGGCTGCGACCCGCCGGGAAATCAGGTGCAAGCATGTGTGCTCCGGGACGCGCGTGtgggtgggcggggggcgggggcgggggcgagggCGAGGAGAGAAGAAACCGCTTGGAGAAACGCAGTGATTTCGTTCTGCCGTGTTGCCCACTCCCCGCATCGTCCCTGCCTCCCACTCCGCCCCCCTGCTTTGCCATTTTAATCGggcttccttgtttctttctccccCGCATCCTGCTCTCTCCGGCACCCTTCCCCAAGGTTTGCCTGTAGGTACCTGAACTGACACCGACGGTGCCTAAAGATGCTGAGCGGCGTTTGGTTCCTCAGCGTGTTAACCGTGGCCGGGATCTTACACACGGAGAGCCGCAAAACTGCCAAAGACATTTGCAAGATCCGCTGCCTGTGCGAAGAGAAGGAAAACGTACTGAATATTAACTGCGAAAACAAAGGATTTACAACTGTCAGCCTGCTCCAGCCCCCCCAGTATCGAATCTACCAGCTGTTCCTCAATGGAAACCTCCTGACCCGCCTGTACCCTAACGAGTTCGTCAATTACTCCAACGCCGTGACTCTCCACCTGGGCAACAACGGGCTGCAGGAGATCCGCACCGGGGCGTTCAGCGGCCTCAAGACCCTCAAGAGACTGCACCTCAACAACAACAAGCTGGAGGTGCTGAGGGAAGACACCTTCCTCGGCCTGGAGAGCCTCGAGTACCTCCAGGCCGACTACAATTACATCAGTGCCATCGAGGCGGGGGCCTTCAGCAAACTGAATAAGCTCAAAGTGCTCATCCTGAATGACAACCTTCTGCTGTCGCTGCCCAGCAATGTGTTCCGCTTCGTCCTGCTGACCCACCTGGACCTGAGAGGCAACAGGCTGAAAGTGATGCCTTTCGCCGGCGTCCTTGAGCATATTGGAGGCATCATGGAGATCCAGCTGGAGGAAAACCCGTGGAATTGCACTTGTGACCTACTTCCTCTCAAGGCTTGGCTGGACACCATAACGGTGTTCGTGGGGGAGATCGTCTGCGAGACTCCCTTTAGACTGCACGGGAAGGATGTGACCCAACTGACCAGGCAAGACCTCTGTCCCAGAAAGAGCCCCGGGGACGCCAGTCAGAGGGGTGGCCACGCTGACACTCACGTCCAAAGGCTGTCGCCTACGGTGAGTCCTGCGCTCAACCCGACCAGGGCCCCCAAAGCCAGCCGGCCGCCCAAAATGAGAAATCGCCCAACTCCCCGGGTCACTGTCTCAAAGGACAGGCAGAGCTTTGGACCCATCATGGTGTACCAGACCAAGTCCCCCGTGCCCCTCGCCTGCCCCAGTAGCTGTGTCTGCACCTCTCAGAGCTCCGACAACGGCCTGAACGTCAACTGCCAGGAAAGGAAGTTCACCAACATCTCCGACCTGCAGCCCAGACCTACCAGCCCCAAGAAACTCTACCTGACAGGGAACTATCTCCAGACTGTCTATAAGAACGACCTCTCAGAATACAGCTCTCTGGATCTGCTGCACTTAGGAAACAACCGGATCGCGGTCATCCAGGAGGGTGCCTTCACAAACCTGACCAGTTTACGCAGACTCTATCTGAACGGCAATTACCTTGAAGTGCTGCACCCTTCTATGTTTCACGGGCTGCGGAGCTTGCAGTATCTCTATTTAGAGTATAATGTCATTAAGGAAATTAAACCGCTGACCTTCGATGCTCTGATTAACCTCCAGCTACTGTTTCTCAACAACAACCTGCTGCGCTCCTTGCCTGACAACATATTCGGGGGCACGGCCCTCACCAGGCTGAACCTGAGAAACAACCACTTTTCCCACCTGCCCGTGAAGGGGGTTCTGGATCAGCTCCCGGCGTTCATTCAGATCGACCTGCAAGAGAACCCGTGGGACTGTACCTGCGACATCATGGGGCTGAAGGACTGGACGGAACACGCCAATTCCCCCGTCATCATCAACGAGGTGACCTGTGAATCTCCCGCCAAGCACGCAGGGGAGATACTGAAGTTTCTGGGGCGGGAGGCCATCTGTCCGGACAGCCCGAACTTGTCAGACGGAACCGTTTTGTCAATGAATCACAACACAGACACTCCCCGGTCGCTCAGCGTGGCCCCCAGTTCCTACCCCGAACTACACACTGAGGTTCCACTCTCCGTCTTAATTCTAGGATTGCTTGTGGTCTTCATCTTGTCTGTCTGTTTCGGGGCCGGCTTGTTCGTCTTCGTCCTGAAACGCAGAAAGGGGGTGCCGAGCGTCCCGAGGAGTGCCAACAGCCTCGACGTGAGCTCCTTCCAGCTACAGTACGGGTCCTACAACAGCGAGACTCAGGATAAGACGGACGGCCACGTCTACAACTACATCCCCCCCCCCGTGGGTCAGATGTGCCAGAACCCCATCTACATGCAGAAGGAAGGGGACCCGGTAGCCTACTACCGCAACCTGCAAGACTTCAGCTATGGCAACCTGGACGAGAAAAAGGAAGAGCCGGCCACGCTTGCCTACACTATAAGCGCTGCCGAGTTGCTGGAAAAGCCGGCCGCACCCAGAGAGCCCGAGCTGCTGTACCAGAACATCGCCGAGCGGGTCAAGGAACTTCCCAGCGCAGGACTCGCCCACTATAACTTTTGCACCTTACCGAAGAGGCAGTTCGCCCCTGCGTATGAATCTCGACGCCAAAACCAAGACAGAATCAATAAAACCGTTTTGTACGGAACTCCCAGGAAATGCTTTGTGGGGCAGTCAAAACCCGACCACCCTTTACTGCAAGCTAAGCCGCAGTCCGAACCAGACTACCTCGAAGTTCTGGAAAAACAAACTGCAATCAGTCAGCTGTGAAGGGAAACCATTTACAACCCTATGGCAGCCGAGGGTGCTGCTGCAAACTGTTGGAAGCACTACAttggcttttgtgtgtgtttgccttCTCCCTTCCTCGGCATCAATGGGGGACTTTGAAAATGCGTGGGGGATGGGGTGAAGCAATGATACTGCTTTTCcaagttttcctttaaattatttctctctcgctcccctcccccgccttttccccccttctctccttAGGAATCGTCACGGAACACGAGTGTTTTCTACGGTgcgttgttttttggtttctggttggttttttttttctttttccgtgTGTTCTATggatggttttgtttcttttttcttcctttctttttccagtgtGTGGGAATGGGAAGAGGAGATTGTAGTGAATGAAGAAAGAGTAAGCAAACTTTTCACGTTAAAAATGGATATTTGGCGTATTTTGTAGAAGATCTCCAAAGACCTTTGGAGACTATACattcttttgtaaataatgatATGTGGTATTTCTGTCTTCAGTTTCCAAGTATAGCCGCCAGGCAACACTTCTTTGTGTTAAAGTGCCTTTGCACTTTAAGTACATTACTTAAATGTTGCTGTTAGCTTTGATAAATTGGACATATTTTAATGTgttgtatttttgaaattaaaaacactgtaaaataGACGAAAATGTCAGCTATATGAAGTCAACGTACAGTTTGCTTGAGTTATAGAAACCAGCCTGTCATCAAATGATTCTAGTTGTAGGACTTTAGAGATTTAActgtaaaatatttcctttcttctgggttTGTTCtaagtgattttatttaagtCAACTAAGGGGATTTAACAGTGGACCAGAGGTCAGACTGCCTCAGTCGGGATTAGtaattcattaataaaatatatttaacccaATATCAGAGTGCATCGAACAATTAATGCCCTTCCGTAAATCATTATTTTACGCTAACATGGTCAGTGTTTTAGGTTATTTTCCTGATCCAGAGTGCATTACACGACTTGTAATATATCTTTTCTGCattaaattagatatttttatatatttaagtgaaaGAGTGgatttctaactttttaattgaaattagtattttttctGCCTATTGAAACATTTTCTATAAGCACGCACCAGTAGAGGCCGCCACACACCTCATTTAATAAAGACACAGGAACCATTCAATACCTTGAAAGAAGGAAGACTTCCTTCCAAGGTGAGGTGAAAACATCCCAAGTAACTTCTCTGCAAATTCAAGGCAGCAGAGACAAGTGTATGCAttaccttctgtttctttttagcGTTAAAGATTAGACTCAGAATCCtcaattttcacattttcagaGAAAGCAGCACTTTCCTCTTACGTTTATTGAAGCATTCATGGGGTGCTATCACATCATGTACTGTTTGCATCTCCGAATCAATTCAAAACGACCAAAACCGAGAAAGGAGGGatcttttcccctctgccttcttCAGGCACGGGTTACgtgcatttttttcctcatcagcTGGAGCAAGCCTTTCGTTTTGGTCTTAGCGTTAAAATGATTTTAACTGATCGAGTCTATACAACATTTATGAAGCCTTATTAGCCTGTAAAGAATTTTTAGATGCAAACATTATGGTGTGATTTAAACAAACAGCCCTTCTTTACaacaaaaaatagttttgttttgtctatTGTAAATCCTTATGCAACTGGGATGGTGATCTGCATATAAAGTAGTTCAGCTTTTCAATTCCTTATTAAAGCAATTGATGGCGTCTGAAAGAAGCACACTGTTTCCTTTTCATAAATAGGTTACTGCACATAATAATCCTTTATTATCATGTGGAGATTGAAGTGGATCCTCATAACTTACTTTTGAAGCTTTAAAGTGACTAATAGTATAGTGTCCGTCACTATAAACAATTCATGCGACAGGCTTTCAGTTAGAAATTACTTGGATTAAGAACTACTGGTGCAAAATCGTTTTTTAACAATAGAAGTTAATTACGGATATTTAAATGTAAGGGGCCTCTGGGAAAAAAATGCCTTCAACAACCTAAAATCTCTGAATATCTACAGTGACAAGCTAACGTGTTCACTCTTGGATTAGAGATCATAATTCCTATTCAAGTCCATTAGATCAAAGTCAAATGATCTACAAGAATGCCCCGAAATGATCTACAAATGATCTACAAGAATGTTAACGTAGTGAGATTTTACATGCCATAGAAGAGGacagagagtatcatgctaagtgaactTGGAGATAGCTCCCAGAAAAAACACCTCCTCTTtgagagaaatacacacacacataca
This region of Acinonyx jubatus isolate Ajub_Pintada_27869175 chromosome X, VMU_Ajub_asm_v1.0, whole genome shotgun sequence genomic DNA includes:
- the SLITRK2 gene encoding SLIT and NTRK-like protein 2, which encodes MLSGVWFLSVLTVAGILHTESRKTAKDICKIRCLCEEKENVLNINCENKGFTTVSLLQPPQYRIYQLFLNGNLLTRLYPNEFVNYSNAVTLHLGNNGLQEIRTGAFSGLKTLKRLHLNNNKLEVLREDTFLGLESLEYLQADYNYISAIEAGAFSKLNKLKVLILNDNLLLSLPSNVFRFVLLTHLDLRGNRLKVMPFAGVLEHIGGIMEIQLEENPWNCTCDLLPLKAWLDTITVFVGEIVCETPFRLHGKDVTQLTRQDLCPRKSPGDASQRGGHADTHVQRLSPTVSPALNPTRAPKASRPPKMRNRPTPRVTVSKDRQSFGPIMVYQTKSPVPLACPSSCVCTSQSSDNGLNVNCQERKFTNISDLQPRPTSPKKLYLTGNYLQTVYKNDLSEYSSLDLLHLGNNRIAVIQEGAFTNLTSLRRLYLNGNYLEVLHPSMFHGLRSLQYLYLEYNVIKEIKPLTFDALINLQLLFLNNNLLRSLPDNIFGGTALTRLNLRNNHFSHLPVKGVLDQLPAFIQIDLQENPWDCTCDIMGLKDWTEHANSPVIINEVTCESPAKHAGEILKFLGREAICPDSPNLSDGTVLSMNHNTDTPRSLSVAPSSYPELHTEVPLSVLILGLLVVFILSVCFGAGLFVFVLKRRKGVPSVPRSANSLDVSSFQLQYGSYNSETQDKTDGHVYNYIPPPVGQMCQNPIYMQKEGDPVAYYRNLQDFSYGNLDEKKEEPATLAYTISAAELLEKPAAPREPELLYQNIAERVKELPSAGLAHYNFCTLPKRQFAPAYESRRQNQDRINKTVLYGTPRKCFVGQSKPDHPLLQAKPQSEPDYLEVLEKQTAISQL